The Microbacterium sp. LKL04 sequence CTTCGATACGCTGACCGCATCAGCTCGACGCGCACTCCTGGGGGATTCATGTCGACAGCTCACTCGCGGCGCCGTGCCGTTTTCGCGGCGTTCGTGGTCGCCGCGGCGATGGCGCCGCTGCTGTCCGGGTGTACTCAGGTGGTGGCCGTCGTCGCGGGAACGATCCTCGAGGTGCGGGGCGGGGCGTCATCGCCGGAACGTCCGGCCGAGGCGGAGACCGAGGCCGAGGATGTCGACAACGACATCGCCTTCGAGTACCTCAGGGTCGGGGACTGCTTCGACGATCCGAACGAGTACGGTGCGTACGACGGCGAGGGGGCGTGGACGATGCTCCTCATCCCGTGCGAGGAGCCGCACTGGTACGAGCTGTACGCCAAGGGCGACCTGGGCATGTCTCACTTCCCCGACGCGATGTCGCCGACGGCCCTGTTCCCGGGCGACGACGCGGTGAGTGATGCCGCGGAAGAGATCTGTTACGACGCTTTCGCTGACTACGTCGGCGGATCGTACGAGGATTCGACGCTCGACTTCTGGTACTACCTGCCGACGGCGGAGTCCTGGGCGCTCGGCGACCGCATAGCGAGATGCGTCATCGGCCTCGAGGACGGGACCATTGAGGGAAGTGCGGCGGGCTCGGGCCGTTTCGTCTCGTGACGACTCCGATACGCTGAACCGCCGCTATCGCTTTCTGGTCCTGGGGGATCCATGTCTGTTCGTCGTTCGGGCGCTGCCGTCGCCCTTCTCGTTGCCGTTGTGATGTTGTCGGGGTGCGCCACGTCGCTCAGTGCGCTGCTCGGTGGTGCGTCCCGGGATGAGACGGGGCAGATCGACGCCGGCGGCGACCTCGATGTGTTCACGATCGCACCGGGTGACTGCTTCTTCGACGATGCTCTCGCGGGGCTGGCGGTGGACGAGCAGAGTGAGACGAGCAGTGTCGCGGCGGTGCCGTGCGCGGAGGAGCACACGTTCGAGGCGTACCACGAGTTCACGCTGCCCGAGGGTGAGTATCCGGGTGCCGAGGTCGTCGAGGAGAAGGCTTACGCCGAGTGCGAGGCGGCATTCGCCGAGTTCATCGGGGTGCCCTACGAGGAGTCCGTGTACGAGTACTCGTTCTACTCGCCGTCCTCGGACACCTGGCAGTACCAGGACGACCGCCTCGTCTCGTGCGTAGCGAGCACGGCAGAGTACGACCGGCTCACCGGTTCGCTGGAGGGCGCCGGCGAGTAGTCCGACTCACTCCTCGGTGTCGTCCGGGTCGGAGTCGATGACGCCGATGCCGACCGCGTGGTGGCTGGGCTCCTCGCCCTGCGGCTGAGGTGCCTTCGGCTCCTCGCCGGCCTCCTTCGCGACGCTGGGCTCTTCGAGTTCCTCGGTGTCGGGCATCTCTTCGGGGTCGGCGTGCTCGGTGCCGTCGTTGTCAGCCATGGGGGCTCCTTCCGTTGAGTCTCACTCTGGAGGTCGGATGCCGGTGCCGCGACGGTCTTGACGGTCGCCGGGTCGGTGGGTAGGCCTACGCTGACCGGATGGATCCGATCGAACGGCTGCGGGAGCGGGAGCGGGAGCTGACGGACCAGTTGGCCCGTCTCGATGCCGACGACGCCGCGCTGCGGGTCGACAGGGCCGACGCGACCGCGGACGACGAGCACGACCCCGAGGGGTCGACTCTGTCAGGGGAGTGGCAGCGGGTGGCCGCGCTGCGCGCGTCGACGCGGGATGAACTGGCGCAGGTCGCAACGGCTCTGGCGCGAGTGGATGCCGGGACTTACGGGGTGTGCGAACGCTGCGGCCGTCCGATTCCCGAGGCGCGGCTGGAGGTTCGGCCGCAGGCGACGATGTGCGTCGCGTGCGCGTCGCTCGTCTGAGTAGCCATCGCGAGCTGCGGCGAATCGTGCGGGAGCGTGCGCGTGCGTGTGCGAGGTGCGGCTGGCGCCCAGCGGTTCAGAAGGGTGCCGGGTCTCCGGGGTGTGCTGTGCCAGGGGTGAAGGCGACGGCCGGTGTGGGTGCGTCTTCTCTGTAGGTCCTGCCGAGGGGTGAGGTCCATTCCAGGACTCCACCCGACAGTTGTCGGACCCGCCAGGCGGTGAACTGCTTCATCGAATGATGTCTCTGGCACAGGTGGGCGAGATTGGAGAGTTCTGTTTTGCCGCCGAGGGCGTGGTCGTGGGTGTGGTCGATCTCGCAGCGGATGGCCGCGACGCGGCATCCGGGGAACCGGCAGTGCTGATCGCGGGCTTGCAGGAACCGTCGCATCGCGGATGGCACGCGGTATGAGTCGGTCGCGACGGTGACGCCGGTGGTGGGGTCGTGGAACAGGCGTTCCCAGATGTGCGTCGCCCCGGCGAGAAGGCGGGCGGTCGCGGGGTCAATCGGGGATCGGCCCGCGAGATCGCACGGCCCGTCGTCCGCACCGGCGAGGGTCGCGGCGGGCACAAGAACCTGCACCCTCGCGCGGATCGCGCCGAGGGGTCCGGCGGTCGTGTCGCGCGTGTCATCCAACGCCGGGGAGCCTGCGAGCAGCAGGTCGGCGAATACGTCGGCCCGGACCTGATCGGTCGATCGTGCATCTGTCGCGACAACGTCGGCGTCCTCGCCGGAAGCACGCTCATCCCGGGTGTCGATGATCGCCCGTGCCTGCTGCGTCAGCCGGTCGTGGATCCCCTCCGCGATCACCGTCGGCAACGTCGCGATCAGGTCGCTCATCCCATCCCGCCCCGGCATCAGTCGCACGCACCGGCCCGTGGCTGCCTCTTCGTGCCGTTCCGCGAACGATCGTGGGTGCATCCGGTGCGCGAGGATTTCGAGCTCACCCCGGACACGGTTCGGCGTCTCGCCGTCGCAACGTTCGATCGCGACCTTCTCGAACTCCGCCCACAATTCCGCGGGCAGGTTCAGCCCGGCGTCGACGATCGCTTTCACGTGGCCCTGCACGATCCGCCCGGCCTCCCACGCAGCGACCGCAGCGGGGAATCCTTCGACGATTGTTCGCGCTTCGCCGATCCGTCGTTGCACTGCCCGGTCGGTGAGTCGCATCACCCCGGCGACCTCGGCGGAGATCGACCGGAGCACCATGTCGTGCACCTGGACCCGTGCGTTCCGGGGTGCGCCTTGCGCGTCCGCCAACCGTCCCGCGGCGGCCAGGGCGCGAAGCTCACGAATCTTCACGCGGGCGAACTCGACCCCGATGTCTTCGACGTCCGCGACGATGCCCGCGATGGCAGCGGGATACGTCTCACCATCGGGGATTTCCATCGGTTCCGTCATACCTGCACTCTCGCACCAACCACCGACATTCAGACCCCGAAAAACCACCGAAACCACCCGTTATGAACGACGCCCAGAATGAGAAACCTCTCACCGGCCCATTCCCCCTCGGTCAGCGCGCGCGGCACACCGAGCGCGCTTCGCGCCGCTCACACTCGCTTTCGATTCCGCGGGGATCAATACCCAGGGGGGTATCATCGATGCCGACGCGACGAGAGGGTGACGACATGAGTGACGCAGCGCGAATCGACGACCCGGCGACCGGCGACCCCGAAGCCAAGCGCAAGGTCGTCAATCGTCTCAAGCGCGCGCAGGGGCAGCTCGCCGCCGTGATCTCCGCGGTCGAAGAGGATGCCTCGTGTCGCGATGTCGTGCATCAACTCGCCGCCGTGTCGAAGGCGCTCGACCGGGCCGGGTTCCTCGTCATCTCGACGGCACTGCGAGAGTGCCTCACTGATCCCGATGGGGACATGGCGCCCGAAGAGCTCGAAAAGCTGTTCCTTTCGCTCGCCTGACCGCCCGGGGTTGGCAGAAGAAGACCTCTTGACGCCCGGCATCCGCTGATCTAACGTACAACCAAATGGTTGCACAAACGGAGCTCAGCGATGATCGGATCGACCGCGTCTTCCACGCCCTGGCGGCGGCGACGCGGCGCGACATCCTGCGTCGCACGCTCGAGCGCGAGCAGTCCGTCTCCACGCTCGCCGCGGACTACGACATGTCGTTCGCGGCCGTCCAGAAGCACGTCGCCGTGCTCGAGGCGGCCGAGCTCGTCGTCAAGCGCGCGGAGGGCCGCGAGCGCCTCGTTCGAGCGGACCCCGACATGATCGCCCGCGCCCGGGCGCTGCTCGGACAGTACGAAGACCTCTGGCGCTCCCGCGTCGATCGGCTCGACGCCCTTCTCGCCGAGCCCGAGAACTGACCCATCCCACGAAGGAGTGAGACATGCCCGTCACCGACATCACCACCGACACCGACAACCTCACGATGACGCTCACGGCTGACGTCGACGCCCCCGTCGACCGCCTGTGGCGTGCGTTCACGCAGCCGCGTCAGCTCGAGCGGTTTTGGGGTCCTCCCGGCTGGCCGGCCACGTTCACCGCCTTCGACTTCACCGTCGGCGGTCACGCCGACTACGCGATGACCAGCCCCCAGGGTGAGAAGTCCCGCGGCACATGGGAGTTCCTCGCCATCGACGAGGGTCGCAGCTTCGAGGTGCTCGACGCGTTCGCCGACGAGAACGGCGAGCCGATGTCGGGCTTCCCCTCCATGCGCATGCGCTTCTCCTTCGACGAAACCGCCACCGGCTCCCGGCTCTCGAACATCACGTACTTCACCTCGGTCGAGGCGCTTGAGCAGGTCGTCGCGATGGGCGCCGTCGAAGGATCGCGCATGGCGATGAACCAGCTCGACACGGTCCTCCACGACCTGCGCGACTGGTTCCAGGGCGAGGGCACGAACGTCGAACTGCTCGACGACACCCACGTCCGCATCACGCGTCTCGTCGACGGTCCGCGGGAGCTCGTCTGGCGGGCGCACAACGACCCCGAGCTGCTGAAGAAGTGGATGCTGGGCCCCGACGGGTGGTCGATGGTGGAGTGCGTCGTCGGCGAGCACTACCGGAACGTGTGGGAGGAGGACGGCAAGCCCGAGAGCCGCTTCGGCTTCGAGGGCGAGACGCTGCTCCTCGACGAACCGCGCCGCTCGGTCAGCACCGAGAGGATGATCGGCATGGAGGGTCCGTCGACGACGAACGACCTGCAGTTCTACGAGGAGGACGGTGCGACGCTGCTGACGCTCCTCATCGAATACCCCGATCGCGAGACGCGCGACATGATCCTCGCCACCGGCATGGCGGACGGCATGGAAGCGTCCTACGCTCGGCTCGAGCGCGAGGTGCTGCAGGCGGCGTGACGCCTGGCCGAAGCGACGTCCTCGTCCGCCGGCTCAGGCCCGGGCGAGGGCGTCCTCGAGCGCGACCCACGCGAGCATCGCGCACTTGACGCGAGCCGAGAACTTCGAGACCCCCGACAGCGCGGCGGCATCGGCGAACGTCTCCTCGTCGAGGGGGATCGCTCCGCGCGAACGCAGCGCCTCGCGGAACCCAGTTATGAGCTTCACGGCGTCCTCGCGCGGCAGACCGGCGTCGCCGCCGTCCTCCTCGATCAGGGCCGCGAGCATCGATGCGGACGCCTGCGAGATCGAGCAGCCCGAACCCTCCCACGACAGGTCCACGATGCGCTCGCCGGCGTCGTCGACGCGCACGCGGAGGGTGATGTCGTCGCCGCACATCGGGTTGTGCTGGTGCGAGCTCGCGGTCCGCCCCTCCTCGGACGAGAGGCCCTGGCCGTGCGGGTGCTTCGAGTGGTCCAGGATCAGCTCCTGATACAGCGAGTCGAGACCGTTCATTCGTTCACTCCGAAATAGGACCGGATGCCGCTGACGGCATCGACCAGGGCATCGACATCGGCGTCGGTGTTGTACAGGGCGGCGGATGCGCGGACGGATGCCGTCACGCCGAACCGGCGGTGCAGGGGAGCTGCGCAGTGGTGTCCGACGCGGACGGCGATGCCCTGCGCGTCGAGGAACTGGCCGGCATCGTGCGCGTGCACGCCGTCGACGACGAAGCTCCAGAGGCCGACGCGCTCCGCGCCCTCGGCATCGCCGAGCAGACGGATGCCGGGGATGTCGACGAGTCCCTCGCGCATGCGCGCGGCGAGGCGAACCTCGTGCGCGTGTACGGCGGACATGCCGGCGTCCTCCAGATACGACACGGCGGCCGCGAGCCCGATCGCGGGTCCGATCGGCTGCGTGCCCGCCTCGAAACGCTGAGGCGGCGGCAGATAGCCGGCCTCGTCGAGCGTCACGGTGGTGATCATCGACCCGCCCGTGAGGAACGGCGGCATGGCCTCGAGGATCTCACTGCGGCCGTAGAGACCGCCGACCCCGTACGGCCCGAGCATCTTGTGCCCGCTGAAGACGGCGAGGTCGACCCCCATCGCGGGCAGGTCGAGCCGCATGTGCGGTGCCGACTGGCAGGCGTCGAGCACGGTCAGCGCGCCGACCTTCTGCGCGAGCGCGACGATCTCGGCGACCGGGTTCACGATCCCGAGGACGTTCGACACGTGCGAGAACGCGACGATCCGCGTGCGCTCGCCGATGATCTGCGCCGCGGCATCCACATCGAGGCGGCCATCGTCCGACACAGGGATGTGCCGCAGAACGGCGCCGGTGCGCGCGGCGAGCTCCTGCCACGGGATGAGGTTCGCGTGGTGCTCGGACTCGGTCGCGACGATCTCGTCGCCGGGCTGCAGAGCCAGGCGAGCGGATGCCGGTGCCCCCCGCCCGAGCGTCGCGTTGCCGATCGAGTAGGCCACCAGGTTGAGGCCCTGGGTGGCGCCGCTCGTCCACACGAGCTGCTCCTCGCGCGCGCCGACGAAGCGCGCGACGGTAGCCCGGGCATCCTCGAACAGATCCGTCGCCTCGGCGGCGAGGGTGTGGGCGCCGCGGTGGACGGCCGCGTTGCTGCGGGTGAGGAAGTCGTACTCGGCCTGCAGCACCTGCCGGGGCTTCTGGCTCGTCGCTCCGGAGTCGAGGTAGACAAGCGGGTGCCCGTTGACCTCTTGCTGGAGGATCGGGAAGTCCTCGCGAAGCCGGGCAGCGTCGAGCGTGGCCGACTCGGACAGGGCGGGAGAAGTCACCCCTCTAGGCTACGCCGGTGCGCGGTGGCACGGCCCGGCGCGTCAGTTGTCGGAATGCTCGACCAAACCGTAATGACGCTGATCGACGCGGCCGCCGCGATCGTCGCCGGGCAGCGGGCGCGACCGGCGCCCGTAGACGATCTCGGACGAGTCGAGCAGCCACGGCACCAGGGTCACAGTGACGCCGTGGACCATCATGAGCTGCTGCGCGATCCGGCGGGCGCGGCGGTTGTGGAGCGGGGTCTCCCACCAGTGGCCCACGATGTACTGCGGCAGGTAGACGGTCACGACGGAGGGCCCGTGCTTCTCGCGGTACTTCTCGATGAAGCCGATCAGGGGCGAGCCGTAGTGGCGGTAGGGCGAATCGACCACGACCAGGGGCACCGGCATCCGGTGGTACTCCCAATCGGCCTTCAACTCGGCGATGTCGTCGGTCGTGACCGCGACGTGGACGGCGAGGGTCTTCTCGTGCTTGGCGGCCAGGGCGTAGTCGATGGCCTTGGCCACGGGCTTCTGCAGCTTGCCGACGAGGATGATCGCGAGGTCGCCCGATGCGCCGAACCTCACGGTGTCGTCCATCTCGATCTCGTGCTCGACGTCGCGGTAGTACCGGTTCACGCCGATCATGAGGAACGCGAGGACCGGCATCGCCAGGAACACCAGCCAGGCGCCGTGCGTGAACTTCGTGATCGTCACGATGACGAGGACCGCGACGGTGAACGCCGCCCCGACGGTGTTGATGGCGAGTCCCGACAGGGCAGCCCGCCGCGCGGCCGAGTTCCCCTTGAGGAGTCGCAGCTCGCGACGCCAGTGCCGGACCATGCCGATCTGGCCGAGCGAGAACGACACGAACACGCCGATGATGTAGAGCTGGATGAGGGTGGTCAGGTTCGCCTGGAAGACCACGAGGATCGCGATCGCCGCGCCGCCGAGGATCAGCATCCCGTTCGAGAAGACGAGGCGGTCGCCGCGCGAGTTCAGCGCCTTGGGTGCGTAGCTGTCGCGGGCGAGCACCGACCCGAGCAGCGGGAACCCGTTGAACGCCGTGTTGGCGGCGAGCAGCAGGACGCAGGCGGTAGCGGCCTGGATGATGAAGAAGAACACCGAGTCGCCGCCGAAGGTGGCTGCCGCGACCTGCGCCATGAGGCTCGGCTGCGGGCCGGCCGCGCAATCGAAGCCGATCAGACTGCAGGGGTTCTCGGCGTAGTGCACGCCGGCGATGAGGGCGAGCGAGGTGAGCCCCGCGAACAGGACGATCGCGATGCCGCCCATGAGCACGAGGGTCGTCTGCGCGTTCTTGACTTTGGGGGTGCGGAATGCGGGCACACCGTTGCTGACGGCCTCGACTCCGGTCAAGGCGGAGCAGCCGCTCGAGAAGGCGCGCAGCAGCAGCAGGATGAACGCGACCTGAGACAGGGCCTCGGGCTCGACGGTGTACGCCGCGCTCGAGGCGACAGGTGCGTCGCCGATCGCCCAGCGGAACAGGCCGGTCCCGATCATCAGCGCGACGGAGCCGATGAACACGTACGTGGGGATCGCGAACGCCTGCGACGCCTCGCGCACGCCGCGCAGGTTCACGATCACCAGGAGGATCACGAAGCCCACCGCGAGCTCCACGCGCCATGCGTTGAGGAACGGGAGCGCCGAGATGATGTTGTCGACGCCGGAGGACACCGACACCGCGACGGTCAGGACGTAGTCGACGAGCAGCGCCGACCCGACCACGACGCCGGCCTTCTCGCCGAGGTTCGTGCGGGCGACCTCGTAGTCGCCGCCGCCCGACGGATACGCCTTGATGAGCTGGCGGTAGCTGAGGACCACGACGACGAGCAGCACGACGACCGCGGCGGCGACGGGCGGCGCGAACGCCATGAACGCCGTCCCGCCGATGAGCAGGATCATCAGGAGTTCCTGCGGCGCGTAGGCCACCGACGACAGTGCATCCGACGCGAAGATGGGCAGCGCGCGCTTCTTCGGAAGCAACTGCCCATCGAGCTTCTCGGTGTCGAGGGGTTCGCCGATCAGCATGCGCTTCACGGCGGGAGAAGGGACCGCGTTCGGGTCGCGGCTGTCACTGGTCACGGCGGGCGACATTACGCCTCCCGCGAACCCGCCGCAACGCGGGCGGGTCACGGACTATTCCCTAGACTCGCCGGATGAGCGGACAAGTCTTCCCGGCAGTCGTCGCGATCCTGTTCGGGGCAGTCGTCGGGCTCATCCTCTTCGTCCCCGTCGTAGCCGTCAGCTACCGTCGCCGTGGTCGTCTCAGTCTCGGCCGCGTGGCGTTCTGGGCGGCATCCCTCGTCTACTTCCTGGCCATCTGGAGCTACACGCTCCTTCCCCTGCCCGCCTCGGACGACTACCGCTGCTCGGGGGCGGTGCTCTCGCTCGCGCCGACCATCGACGACCTCGTGGGGGCCTTCGCCGACGGGTCGCCGCTGACCGACATCCGACTCCTCCAGGTCGCCTTCAACGTCCTCCTCTTCCTCCCCCTCGGGTTCCTGATCCGGGTCGTGGGGCGTCGGGGTGTCGTCATCGCCACTCTCGTCGGGTTCCTCCTGTCCCTGCTCATCGAGACCACCCAGCTGACCGGGGTGTGGGGATTGTTCCCGTGCGGGTACCGCCTCTTCGACGTCGGTGACCTGCTCACCAACACCCTGGGCGCCCTCGTCGGCTCGATCGTCGCCCTCCTCGTCCCGGCGCGACTGCGCGGCGTCGAGAAGGCAGCGGATGCCGGTGAGCCCCGCCCGGTCACGCGCGGCCGCCGCCTGCTCGGGGCCGTCTGCGACCTGCTCGGCACGGCGATCCTCGGAGGTGCCGCGGGGACCACGATTCAGCTCTTCCTGCAGTACGCACTGCGCCGTGAGGACCTGGTCGCCGACGGGGTCATCGCCGACATCGCCTCGGGATGGGTGCCGATCGCCGTGTGGACCGTCGTCGTCCTCGCGACGGGCCGCACCGTCGGCGACCTGTGCGTCGAGCTGCGTTACGAAGGCGGCCGCCTGCCGGAGCCCGGCGCACGGGCGCTCCGCTTCGTCGGCGGGATCGGCGGCTACCTCCTGCTCAGCGAGCTGGGGGCGGCCCTCGGCATCCTCTCGGTCGTCTTCGTGCTGGTGTGGGCGGTCCTCTTCTTCGCCACCCCCGCCGGGCGCGGGCTACCGGGCGTCGTCAGCGGACGGCGACTGGTGGATGCGCGCACGACGGCGCCGACCGATCACTGACCGCGGGCGCGGAACGTGTAGGTGATCGAGGCCACCTTCTGACCGGACTCGTCGGACTCGACGAAGGCGCTGAATTCGCGCGACCCGTTGCTGTAGAACTTTCCGCGGCCCTCGCCGTAGGTGAGGCGCACGCGGCCGTTCGTGAGCGTGAACTCGTCGAAGGGCCCCTTGCTGCGAGCCTGGTCGAGGCTGTCGCCGACGGCCACTCCGAACTCGTTCGCGACCTGCACGTCCTGGGGGAGCCCGGAGGTCAGTGCGATCCACGTCGGTGCGGGGACCTCGCCCCGGGAACGGCCGCCGTCGCCGAGGAAGACGTCGTACAGGCGGAACCCCGGCCAGACGTAGATGTCGTACGCCCAGTTCTCGGCGTCGCCGTTGACGAACTCCTCCTTCGGCGCGGTGCCGAAAGCCTTGGTCAGCGCAGCGATCACCGGACCCGAGTCATCGGCCCATTTGTGGTCGACCGTGCCGTCGGCGGTCTTCACGGTGAAACCGGACCCGTTCACTTCGATGGTGGATGCCGCGGCGGGCGGCTCCTCCGCCACGGGCTCCGACGGCTCGGGGTCCTGCGATGGCGAGGGCGCCGGCTGGGGTGCGGCCTGCGAGGTCGCCGGCGCCGGCGGCGCTGCCGTCGTCGGCTCGGTCGCCCGTAGCAGGTAGACGCTGACGACCACGATGACGGCGACCAGGAGCACGCCGGCGACCGCGCCGAGGATCATCGGGACCCGGTTCGGGTTCGCCGGACGCTCGGGCTTCTCGTGCTCTTGCGGGTCGAGGGGCGCGAAGGGCAGCCAGTCGTCGTTGCTCATGTGAGGAACTCCCGCGCGGCGACGGTCAGGGCGTCGACGCCGCGCTCGATGGTCGGGTGCAGGACGGGGGCGAAGAACGGGGAGTGGTTCGTCGGGATGTCACGCGAGATCGTACCGGCAGCAGCGGCATCCGCGTACTGCTGCGGGTCGACGCCGCCCCAGAACCAGTAGACGAGCGGAACGCCGGCCTCCCGGGCGAACCACGAGACGTCCTCGCTCCCGGTGAACATACCGGGATCCACGACGGTGCCCTCGCCGAACGCGCGGTCCATCGCCGCGGTCAGGCGGGCGGTCGAGTCGATGTCGTTGATGGTGGGCGGCAGGGTGTGGAGCGTCGTGATCGTCGGTTCCTGCTCCGCACCGGATGCCGCGGCCTCGGCGCGGACGACACGCTCGACGCGTTCGAGGATGTCGGCCCGTGCCTCGTCGTTCGGATAGCGCAGGCTCAGCTCGAGGGTCGCCTCGGCCGGGATGATGTTGTTCTTCAGGCCGGCGTGGATCGAGCCGACGGTGACGACGGCCATCTCGCGCGGGTCGACCTCGCGCGAGACGACGGTCTGCAGGCGCATGACCGTCGCCGCCGCCATGACGATCGGGTCGATCGTCGCGTGGGGACGCGAGCCGTGACCGCCGCGGCCGTGCATCGTGACGGTGATGCCGTCGGATGCCGCCATCTGGGTGCCCGGGCGCACGCCGATCGTTCCGGCGGGAAGCGGTGTCAGGTGCTGGCCGAGGACGATGTCGGGCTTCGGGTACCGGTCGAAGACGCCGTCGGCGATCATCGCCTGTGCCCCTGCGCCGTACTCCTCGGCGGGCTGGAAGACGGCGACGACGGTGCCCGACCACTCCTCACGGGTCGCCTGCAGTTTCTCGAGCGCGCCCAGCAGGGCGGTTACGTGCATGTCGTGGCCGCAGGCGTGCATGACCGGGACGTCCTGCCCGGAGGGGTCGACGCCGCGGGCGGTGCTCGCGTAGGAGAGGCCGGTCTGCTCGGGGACCGGGAGGCCGTCCATGTCGGCGCGGAGCCAGATCACGGGTCCGTCGCCGTTGCGGATCGCGGTGACGACGCCGGTGCGGCCGACGCCCTCCTCGTAGTCGAGGCCGAGCGATGCGAGCTCGCGTGTGATGACGCCGGCCGTCCGGGTCTCCTGGAACGACAGTTCCGGGTGCCGGTGCAGGTCGGTGTAGATCGCTTCGAGGTCGAGAGGCATGACGTCGAGCCTACGGGGACGGGGCCGCCGCTACCTCAGTGAGTCCTCTACGGGAGCGGCTGTCGAGGTCCGCTCGACGAGCTGGAACGCGAGTTCGCCGAGCTCCTGGCGCCCTTCGAGCGCGGCGAGGACGGCGGCGGCGGCACGCTCGCCCTGTTCGTGCGGGAACTGGGCGATCGTCGTCAGGCCGAAGAAGCCGCCCATCTCGTGCCCGTCGACGCCGATCACCGAGAGCTCCCTCGGCACCTCGAGTCCGCGGTCCCTCGCCGCGAACATGGCGCCGAAGGCGATCTCGTCGGATGCCGCGAAGATCGCCGTCGGCGCAGCGGCACCGTCCAGCAGGGCGAGTGCGGCGCGATGTCCGCCCTCGATCGTGAAGTCCGCCGCGGCGAAGGGAGCGTCCGGGATGCCGGCATCCGCCATCG is a genomic window containing:
- a CDS encoding VanZ family protein; translated protein: MSGQVFPAVVAILFGAVVGLILFVPVVAVSYRRRGRLSLGRVAFWAASLVYFLAIWSYTLLPLPASDDYRCSGAVLSLAPTIDDLVGAFADGSPLTDIRLLQVAFNVLLFLPLGFLIRVVGRRGVVIATLVGFLLSLLIETTQLTGVWGLFPCGYRLFDVGDLLTNTLGALVGSIVALLVPARLRGVEKAADAGEPRPVTRGRRLLGAVCDLLGTAILGGAAGTTIQLFLQYALRREDLVADGVIADIASGWVPIAVWTVVVLATGRTVGDLCVELRYEGGRLPEPGARALRFVGGIGGYLLLSELGAALGILSVVFVLVWAVLFFATPAGRGLPGVVSGRRLVDARTTAPTDH
- a CDS encoding amidohydrolase, with translation MPLDLEAIYTDLHRHPELSFQETRTAGVITRELASLGLDYEEGVGRTGVVTAIRNGDGPVIWLRADMDGLPVPEQTGLSYASTARGVDPSGQDVPVMHACGHDMHVTALLGALEKLQATREEWSGTVVAVFQPAEEYGAGAQAMIADGVFDRYPKPDIVLGQHLTPLPAGTIGVRPGTQMAASDGITVTMHGRGGHGSRPHATIDPIVMAAATVMRLQTVVSREVDPREMAVVTVGSIHAGLKNNIIPAEATLELSLRYPNDEARADILERVERVVRAEAAASGAEQEPTITTLHTLPPTINDIDSTARLTAAMDRAFGEGTVVDPGMFTGSEDVSWFAREAGVPLVYWFWGGVDPQQYADAAAAGTISRDIPTNHSPFFAPVLHPTIERGVDALTVAAREFLT